Sequence from the Bacillus thuringiensis genome:
CATTACACCTGGTGCTGGACTTTCGATTGGACGAGTGTTTGTTGTATTGATTGGGCCTAAACCATCAACTGGTTGACCTAATGGGTTTACAACACGACCGATTAGTTCTTTTCCTACTGGTACTTGCATGATGCGACCAGTACGACGAACTTCGTCACCTTCACGGATTTCTGTGTAAGGTCCTAAAATGATAATACCTACGTTGTTTTCCTCTAAGTTTTGTGCTAGCCCCATAACGCCGTTAGAGAACTCTACAAGTTCACCAGCCATAACGTTATCAAGACCATGAGCACGCGCGATACCGTCACCAACTTGGATAACTGTACCAACATCACTAACTTCGATTTCAGACTGATAGTTCTCGATTTGTTGCTTTATCAGTGCGCTAATTTCTTCAGCTCTGATGCTCATGTGCTTCACCCCTATCTATTCTTCATTAATTCACGCTGAATACGTGCTAATTTTCCTTGTAAACTTCCGTCATAAATGCGATTTCCAATACGTACTTTAATGCCGCCTAGTAAATCTTCATCTACAACATTTTTTACGCGAATTGCATCTTTTCCCGTTCTCTTTGCAAATGCTTCTGCAATGTTAAGCTTCTCTTCTTCTGATAGAAGACGAATAGAATATACAGTTGCGTCCGCTACGTTACGTTCTTCATTAGCAAGAACAACATATTCATCTGCAATTTCAGGTAAGATATCAATGCGTTTGTTATCAATTAAAATATATAACGTATTTAAAATAGATTCAGAAACAGATCCGAATACGTTTGCAAGAAACGTTTTCTTCTGCTCTTTTGAAATGTTCGGTTGCGTTAAAAAGCTATGTAGTTCTCCGTTCTTTACATAAACGTTTTGTACAAGGCGTAATTCCTCTTCAAACATTTCTAATACGTGTTTTTCTTTAGCAATTTTAAAAAGAGCGACAGCATAACGTTTTGCTACAATCCCATTGCTCATCGCGCTTCTCCTACTTCTTTAATATAATCGCGAATTAACTTCACTTGATCTTCTTCTTTTAATTCTTTTTCAATTACTTTAGAAGCAATTTGAACAGATAAAGAAGCAACTTGTTCTTGTAAAGCAGCAATCGCTTGCTCTTTTTCGCGTTGAATTTCTTGTACAGCAGATGCTTTAATTGATTCTGCTTCTTCTTTCGCAGCAGCAACAATAACATCTTTTTGATCTACAGCTTGTTTTTTCGCTCTTTCGATTAACTCTTGTGCTTCAACACGTGATTGTTTTAACATTTCACGTTGTTCTTCTACTAACTTCTTCGCCTCAGCGTTACTTCTTTCTGCAGCGTCGATTTCATTAGTAACATGCTCTTCACGTTCTTTCATAATTCCCATTAAAGGACCCCACGCAAATTTGCGTAGCATTACTAATAGAAGTAAGAAAAT
This genomic interval carries:
- the atpH gene encoding F0F1 ATP synthase subunit delta yields the protein MSNGIVAKRYAVALFKIAKEKHVLEMFEEELRLVQNVYVKNGELHSFLTQPNISKEQKKTFLANVFGSVSESILNTLYILIDNKRIDILPEIADEYVVLANEERNVADATVYSIRLLSEEEKLNIAEAFAKRTGKDAIRVKNVVDEDLLGGIKVRIGNRIYDGSLQGKLARIQRELMKNR
- the atpF gene encoding F0F1 ATP synthase subunit B, which codes for MPTLLLGAAIPFGTIAYTLFIFLLLLVMLRKFAWGPLMGIMKEREEHVTNEIDAAERSNAEAKKLVEEQREMLKQSRVEAQELIERAKKQAVDQKDVIVAAAKEEAESIKASAVQEIQREKEQAIAALQEQVASLSVQIASKVIEKELKEEDQVKLIRDYIKEVGEAR